A single genomic interval of Primulina huaijiensis isolate GDHJ02 chromosome 7, ASM1229523v2, whole genome shotgun sequence harbors:
- the LOC140980777 gene encoding uncharacterized protein has translation MAVSKRPYSYSRIEHEDPQETQHRLAQFLIYKTLQKADNTRRSSSWLRIRIVRLKIKIGRRLKKMKRGFVSAVSSAKSDICKQVNCVLKSWKQLLRAKRGTTVGSMIPSVL, from the coding sequence ATGGCTGTTTCGAAGAGGCCATACTCTTACTCAAGGATTGAACACGAAGATCCCCAAGAAACACAGCACAGGCTGGCGCAGTTCTTGATTTACAAGACTTTGCAGAAAGCAGACAATACGAGGAGATCATCATCATGGCTCAGAATTAGAATAGTTCGATTAAAAATCAAGATTGGCAGGAGGCTGAAGAAGATGAAAAGGGGTTTCGTTTCCGCGGTTTCCTCTGCTAAATCTGATATCTGCAAGCAAGTTAACTGTGTGTTGAAATCTTGGAAGCAATTGCTGCGTGCCAAACGGGGCACGACAGTTGGTTCGATGATCCCTTCAGTGCTTTGA